One genomic window of Bradyrhizobium sp. CCGE-LA001 includes the following:
- a CDS encoding GreA/GreB family elongation factor has product MKQKECAVVPLPKIMLSAADYPRLEQLARLAAQKGDLNGIFLTGEINRAEIVPDACDDDLSSVVTMGSWVTYCTNWGVPRRTVQLVWPEACWNADSISVLTPLGAALIGLRVGDQMPYFVAGCLNVVRVQSITQSRSNVVPFFRRPHQSKPFDDDPGPTAA; this is encoded by the coding sequence TTGAAGCAGAAGGAGTGCGCCGTGGTGCCTCTTCCAAAAATCATGCTTAGCGCAGCGGACTATCCGCGGCTCGAACAGCTTGCCCGTCTTGCCGCACAGAAAGGCGATCTGAACGGGATCTTCCTCACAGGTGAAATCAACCGCGCCGAGATCGTGCCGGATGCGTGCGACGACGATCTAAGCTCAGTGGTAACCATGGGATCATGGGTCACGTATTGCACGAATTGGGGCGTCCCGCGTCGCACCGTGCAATTGGTCTGGCCCGAGGCGTGCTGGAATGCGGACAGCATTTCGGTCCTGACACCTTTGGGGGCGGCATTGATCGGACTGCGGGTCGGCGACCAGATGCCATATTTCGTGGCGGGCTGTCTGAACGTCGTCAGGGTTCAAAGCATCACCCAATCTCGCTCGAACGTCGTGCCGTTCTTCCGGCGGCCGCATCAAAGCAAGCCGTTCGATGACGATCCCGGACCAACTGCCGCATAG
- a CDS encoding DUF1236 domain-containing protein, whose product MKKFMLMSAAALLVSTSAMAQSTVVTTTGAGHGAAVQIEPEYRTRIRSYVTEQKIRPIETREKIVVGSPVPRDVELVAVPSDWGPSLTKYRYVYSGSRVMLVDPETRMVVQAVD is encoded by the coding sequence ATGAAGAAGTTCATGCTGATGTCAGCCGCCGCCCTGCTTGTCTCGACGAGCGCGATGGCACAGTCCACTGTCGTCACGACGACCGGCGCCGGCCATGGCGCGGCCGTGCAGATCGAGCCGGAGTATCGCACCAGGATCCGCTCCTACGTCACCGAGCAAAAGATTCGTCCGATCGAGACGCGCGAGAAGATCGTCGTCGGCTCGCCGGTGCCGCGCGATGTCGAGCTCGTGGCCGTTCCGAGCGACTGGGGCCCTTCGCTCACCAAGTATCGCTACGTCTATTCGGGCAGCCGCGTGATGCTGGTCGATCCCGAGACCCGCATGGTCGTCCAAGCGGTGGACTAG
- a CDS encoding LLM class flavin-dependent oxidoreductase, which yields MKKIGFLSFGHWTPSPQSQTRSASDTLLQSIELAVAAEQLGADGAYFRVHHFARQLASPFPLLAAVGAKTDKIEIGTAVIDMRYENPLYMVEDAASADLIAGGRLQLGISRGSPEQVIDGWRYFGYRPAEDQSDADMGRRHAEVFLDLLRGEGFAEPNPQPMFPNPPGLLRIEPHSQGLRERIWWGAGSNATAVWAAKLGMNLQSSTLKNDETGEAFHVQQAAQIRSYRAAWKEAGHSREPRVSVSRSIFALMDDRDRAYFGRDGEGEDQIGFIDPRTRAIFGRSYAAEPDALIEQLRQDEAIAEADTLLLTIPNQLGVDFCAHAIEAILKHVAPALGWR from the coding sequence ATGAAAAAGATCGGATTCCTTTCCTTTGGGCACTGGACCCCCTCGCCGCAATCGCAGACCCGCTCTGCCAGCGACACACTGCTGCAATCGATCGAGCTTGCGGTTGCCGCAGAACAGTTAGGGGCCGACGGCGCCTATTTCCGCGTGCATCACTTTGCGCGCCAGCTCGCCTCGCCGTTTCCGCTGCTCGCCGCCGTCGGCGCGAAGACCGACAAGATCGAGATCGGCACGGCCGTGATCGACATGCGCTACGAGAACCCGCTCTACATGGTGGAGGACGCGGCCAGCGCCGACCTCATCGCCGGCGGCCGGCTGCAGCTCGGTATCAGCCGCGGCTCGCCCGAGCAGGTGATCGACGGCTGGCGCTATTTCGGCTATCGGCCGGCCGAGGACCAGAGCGATGCCGATATGGGGCGGCGCCACGCCGAGGTCTTCCTCGACCTGCTTCGCGGCGAAGGCTTTGCCGAGCCCAATCCGCAGCCGATGTTTCCCAATCCGCCTGGGCTCTTGCGGATCGAGCCGCATTCGCAGGGCCTGCGCGAGCGGATCTGGTGGGGCGCCGGCTCGAATGCGACGGCCGTGTGGGCGGCCAAGCTCGGCATGAATCTGCAGAGCTCGACGCTGAAGAACGACGAGACCGGCGAAGCCTTTCACGTGCAGCAGGCCGCGCAGATCCGTAGCTATCGCGCGGCATGGAAAGAGGCGGGACACAGCCGCGAGCCGCGCGTCTCCGTCAGCCGCAGCATCTTCGCGCTGATGGACGATCGCGACCGCGCCTATTTCGGCAGAGATGGCGAAGGCGAAGACCAGATCGGCTTCATCGACCCGCGCACGCGGGCGATCTTCGGGCGCTCTTATGCGGCGGAGCCGGACGCGCTGATCGAGCAGTTGCGGCAGGACGAGGCGATCGCGGAAGCCGATACCCTGCTGCTGACGATCCCGAACCAGCTCGGCGTCGATTTCTGCGCGCATGCGATCGAGGCGATCCTGAAGCATGTGGCGCCGGCGCTGGGGTGGCGATAG
- a CDS encoding fused MFS/spermidine synthase, protein MTAVELPANAPAQTSAAPHVRILCILFFFSGFPALIYQLTWQRSLFRIFGVNSESVTIIVTAFMLGLGLGSLCGGWISRRTNVRPLLLLGVIELATAAFGLASLQIFEKVGAQVADLPLPALAAINLVLVLVPTLLMGATLPILVAYLARLSGQIGDAVGTLYFVNTLGAGAACLVCAILIFPFLGMHAAITIAAGINIAVGAGAIAAHVLPGRSTTNDSPKSANASGTPPILGTGLVVLLAMAGGFISLSYEIYLFRVMSFASGSSSLAFAITLYAFLTGIAVGARQAGQSCRTLAPQAALRKAASDLIWANLFGALFLPLMTQLAWTGAGAISVTVVITYLIARQWGALLPYLSQFGIAADEQIGQRTALLYFANIVGCASGAILTGFVLTDYFGLRQISAILLVGGTMSAFALIAVGETTRQERYLLGRLAVAVLVFGLGANFLLSQRLLENLQAKTLTDRDFLHVVENHSGIITVDNEGTVFGNGMYDGRFNTDLKSDRNGIVRPYALSLFHPAPRQVLMIGLSSGSWAQVIANNPDVESLTIVEINRGYVELIAKHDNVKSILNNPKIRIIEDDGRRWLRHHPDAQFDAVVSNTTWHFRANAANLLSSEFLGLVQQHLKPGGVYFYNTTNSRRAQRTGCTAFSHGARFLNHMVLSQTPIAWDHARWRRTLETYSIDGKPEFASDEADRARLDALMADFRQDGPTIEPCPQLLEATAGQKLITDDNMGTEWRYFLGLE, encoded by the coding sequence ATGACCGCCGTCGAATTGCCCGCGAATGCGCCGGCACAGACATCCGCTGCGCCCCATGTCCGCATTCTTTGCATCCTCTTCTTCTTCTCCGGCTTTCCGGCGCTGATCTATCAACTGACCTGGCAACGAAGCCTGTTCCGCATCTTCGGCGTCAATTCGGAATCGGTGACGATTATCGTGACCGCGTTCATGCTCGGACTCGGACTCGGCAGCTTGTGTGGCGGCTGGATATCCCGCCGCACCAACGTCAGGCCATTGTTGCTTCTAGGAGTGATCGAGCTTGCGACTGCTGCATTCGGATTGGCCTCACTTCAAATCTTCGAAAAGGTGGGCGCTCAGGTGGCTGACCTGCCGTTGCCCGCCCTTGCCGCCATCAACCTTGTCCTGGTGCTGGTGCCAACCCTTCTGATGGGCGCAACGCTGCCGATCCTGGTCGCCTATCTGGCACGACTTTCCGGACAGATCGGCGACGCCGTCGGCACTCTCTATTTCGTCAACACGCTCGGCGCCGGTGCCGCGTGCCTCGTATGCGCCATCCTGATTTTCCCCTTCCTCGGCATGCATGCGGCGATCACGATCGCGGCTGGAATCAATATTGCGGTCGGCGCCGGGGCAATCGCGGCGCACGTCCTGCCTGGCCGCAGCACGACGAATGATTCGCCGAAGTCGGCCAACGCATCAGGCACACCGCCAATTCTCGGCACGGGCTTGGTCGTGCTGCTCGCAATGGCGGGGGGATTCATCTCGCTGTCCTACGAGATCTACCTGTTCCGCGTGATGTCGTTTGCATCGGGATCGAGTTCGCTGGCTTTTGCGATCACGCTATATGCTTTTCTGACCGGGATCGCGGTCGGCGCCCGACAGGCCGGACAGTCCTGCAGGACACTTGCGCCGCAAGCTGCGCTCCGCAAAGCCGCGAGCGATCTCATCTGGGCCAACTTGTTCGGTGCGCTGTTTCTTCCCTTGATGACGCAATTGGCATGGACCGGCGCCGGCGCAATCAGCGTTACGGTCGTCATTACCTACCTGATAGCGCGGCAATGGGGCGCACTGCTCCCCTATCTCTCGCAATTTGGCATCGCTGCGGACGAACAGATTGGTCAGCGGACGGCGCTCCTGTATTTCGCCAACATCGTAGGCTGCGCCAGCGGGGCTATCCTCACCGGCTTCGTGCTGACGGACTACTTCGGACTCCGGCAAATCTCGGCAATCTTGCTTGTTGGTGGCACGATGTCCGCATTTGCATTGATTGCGGTCGGCGAAACAACCCGGCAGGAGCGGTATCTTCTTGGCCGACTTGCCGTTGCGGTTCTCGTGTTCGGCCTCGGCGCTAACTTCTTGTTGAGCCAGCGGCTATTGGAGAATCTGCAGGCGAAGACGCTCACTGACCGCGACTTCCTCCATGTCGTCGAGAACCATAGCGGCATCATCACCGTCGACAACGAGGGTACCGTCTTCGGCAACGGCATGTATGACGGCCGCTTCAACACAGACCTGAAGTCCGATCGCAACGGCATCGTCCGCCCCTACGCGCTGAGCCTCTTCCACCCTGCACCACGACAGGTGCTGATGATCGGTCTCTCCTCCGGTTCGTGGGCCCAAGTCATAGCCAACAATCCGGACGTGGAATCGCTCACGATCGTCGAGATCAATCGCGGATATGTCGAGTTGATCGCCAAACACGACAACGTCAAATCGATCCTGAACAATCCCAAGATCAGGATTATCGAGGATGACGGACGCCGTTGGCTGCGCCATCATCCCGACGCTCAATTCGATGCGGTCGTCTCCAACACGACGTGGCATTTTCGGGCCAACGCCGCCAATTTGCTCTCGTCTGAATTCCTGGGCCTCGTGCAGCAACACCTGAAGCCCGGTGGAGTCTACTTCTACAACACCACCAATTCGCGGCGGGCGCAGCGCACGGGCTGCACTGCATTTTCCCACGGCGCCCGGTTCTTGAATCATATGGTGCTGTCGCAGACGCCGATCGCTTGGGATCATGCTCGCTGGCGGCGAACGCTGGAAACCTACAGCATTGACGGAAAACCTGAGTTTGCTTCCGATGAGGCTGACCGCGCTCGGCTGGACGCGCTGATGGCCGACTTCCGTCAGGACGGCCCCACGATTGAGCCATGCCCGCAGCTGCTGGAGGCTACTGCCGGCCAAAAGCTCATTACGGACGACAATATGGGTACGGAGTGGCGCTACTTTCTCGGTTTGGAGTGA
- a CDS encoding phosphatase PAP2 family protein translates to MQEAGLLAFDRALGLNFRAYLSFVNDRPGLIRALAPAYNSIFVQLTLLVVLLPLCGFYRRAAEFVLCFALTLIVTTVISTLVPATGVYHALGLLPADHPNIEPSVYYDTLRELPLVRDGTTRVLDAFSLGPLLTFPSFHAITAVLYAWALWPIPWLRVAGTLWNAVVLAATPIGGGHFFVDVIAGVGIAFATIYATHRLGNYLSRGQSQKQQPVLVPSHACRGRHPVRPSAQQAVRQPA, encoded by the coding sequence ATGCAGGAAGCCGGACTGCTTGCATTCGATCGAGCACTGGGGTTGAATTTTCGAGCATATCTGTCGTTTGTGAACGACCGGCCCGGATTGATCCGTGCGCTTGCCCCTGCCTACAATTCCATATTCGTGCAGCTGACCCTGCTCGTCGTTCTCCTGCCCTTGTGCGGTTTCTATCGACGGGCTGCAGAATTCGTTCTCTGCTTCGCACTGACGCTGATCGTCACCACGGTCATTTCAACACTGGTTCCTGCCACGGGCGTTTATCATGCCTTGGGCCTGCTGCCGGCGGATCATCCGAACATCGAGCCTTCCGTCTACTATGACACCCTGCGCGAGCTTCCTCTTGTGCGTGATGGTACCACCAGGGTGTTGGACGCGTTCAGCCTGGGTCCCCTTCTGACATTTCCGAGCTTCCACGCCATCACGGCCGTCCTTTACGCATGGGCCCTGTGGCCGATCCCTTGGCTGAGAGTCGCAGGGACCTTGTGGAATGCCGTCGTGTTGGCGGCGACGCCGATTGGCGGTGGACACTTCTTCGTCGACGTCATTGCCGGCGTGGGCATCGCGTTTGCGACGATCTATGCGACGCATCGGCTTGGAAATTATCTCTCACGCGGCCAATCGCAGAAGCAGCAGCCGGTATTGGTCCCCTCGCATGCATGTCGCGGTCGACATCCTGTTCGCCCATCCGCGCAACAAGCCGTCCGCCAGCCTGCATGA
- a CDS encoding methyltransferase family protein, with amino-acid sequence MAVEPDSSGVRFPPPFVYLGALLLGLVAERFVTLRSFGIDWRLLVAAGALLFVAGAAKMLAAAGLFRRLGTNVPPSQPTTLIATTGPYRWTRNPMYLGMALIYASLAIGFDGPIAFALLPLVLLAIQTQVIAREERYLEAKFGDDYRRYKAEVRRWL; translated from the coding sequence ATGGCCGTCGAACCGGACAGCTCGGGTGTGCGCTTCCCTCCGCCCTTCGTCTATCTGGGAGCGCTGCTGTTGGGGCTGGTGGCGGAGCGGTTCGTCACCCTGCGTTCCTTCGGCATCGACTGGCGGTTGCTAGTCGCAGCAGGCGCGCTGCTGTTCGTTGCCGGCGCGGCGAAGATGCTTGCGGCGGCGGGGCTGTTCCGACGGCTGGGCACCAACGTTCCGCCGTCGCAGCCAACGACCCTCATCGCAACGACCGGCCCTTATCGGTGGACCCGCAATCCCATGTATCTCGGCATGGCGCTTATCTATGCCAGCCTTGCGATCGGCTTCGACGGGCCGATCGCCTTCGCCTTGCTCCCGTTGGTGCTGCTCGCGATCCAGACGCAGGTGATCGCTCGCGAGGAGCGCTATCTCGAAGCGAAGTTCGGCGACGACTACCGCCGCTACAAGGCCGAGGTTCGCCGCTGGCTCTGA
- a CDS encoding nuclear transport factor 2 family protein, with the protein MVYSLIVEKEIRRSFDHVNNQRWDDAAKGLTPNAYHWVAGDHALGGERHGKQSVRQWFERMGRVFPKLHIDIEQIEVTGWPSNTTVFVKWRANARLLDGHSSYVNRGVHVFKLRWGKVHSIEEYFDSQAAERSLAIQARAGLDEAAAGPIVS; encoded by the coding sequence ATGGTCTACAGTCTAATTGTCGAAAAAGAGATCCGCAGGAGCTTCGATCACGTCAACAACCAGCGTTGGGATGATGCTGCAAAGGGCCTAACACCAAACGCGTATCACTGGGTTGCCGGAGATCATGCGTTGGGAGGTGAGCGACATGGAAAGCAATCGGTAAGGCAGTGGTTCGAGCGCATGGGCCGTGTTTTCCCGAAGCTTCACATAGATATTGAGCAGATCGAGGTGACGGGTTGGCCATCGAACACCACAGTGTTCGTCAAGTGGCGGGCCAACGCGAGACTACTTGACGGCCACAGCTCGTATGTGAACAGGGGCGTCCACGTCTTCAAGTTGCGATGGGGCAAGGTTCATTCGATTGAGGAATACTTCGACTCGCAGGCTGCAGAGCGAAGCCTCGCTATCCAAGCTCGTGCCGGTTTGGATGAAGCTGCGGCTGGACCAATCGTGAGCTAA
- a CDS encoding class I SAM-dependent methyltransferase gives MAQHNADRVADWNGQSGERWVAHQARLDAIAAMFGQAAIEAAAPATGERVLDVGCGAGASTLALAARVGAGGQVLRVDISEPLIARARARAPQDTPALFRVADASSAELPEGAFDILFSRFGVMFFDDPTKAFAHMRRALKPGGRVAFVCWRGTAENDWMRLPMGAIKGIVPMAPPDPEAPGPFSFGDPERITRILTAAGFTDIAITPFDASVSFGEGATRDAAIDGAVKMTLEVGPLSRALADQPDDIRARALAAVRAAFASCPGERSLMINGATSIVKARNPAS, from the coding sequence ATGGCACAGCACAATGCCGATCGGGTCGCCGACTGGAATGGCCAAAGCGGGGAGCGCTGGGTCGCGCACCAGGCCCGCCTCGACGCCATAGCGGCGATGTTCGGCCAGGCCGCGATCGAAGCCGCCGCGCCCGCAACGGGCGAGCGCGTGCTGGACGTCGGCTGCGGCGCGGGCGCGTCTACTCTGGCTCTGGCCGCGCGCGTCGGCGCGGGGGGCCAAGTGCTGCGCGTGGACATCTCCGAACCGCTGATCGCCCGAGCGCGCGCGCGTGCGCCACAGGATACGCCGGCCCTGTTCCGGGTGGCCGACGCCAGCAGCGCCGAGCTGCCCGAGGGCGCGTTCGACATCCTGTTCTCGCGTTTCGGCGTGATGTTCTTCGACGATCCGACAAAGGCGTTCGCGCATATGCGCCGTGCGCTGAAGCCCGGCGGCCGGGTCGCTTTCGTCTGCTGGCGCGGCACGGCCGAGAACGATTGGATGCGCCTGCCGATGGGCGCGATCAAGGGCATCGTCCCGATGGCGCCGCCCGATCCCGAAGCGCCCGGTCCATTCTCGTTCGGCGACCCGGAGCGGATCACTCGCATCCTGACGGCGGCCGGCTTCACCGATATCGCGATCACGCCCTTCGATGCTTCCGTTTCGTTTGGCGAGGGCGCGACGCGGGACGCGGCGATCGACGGCGCGGTAAAGATGACATTGGAGGTCGGCCCGCTGTCGCGCGCGCTCGCTGACCAGCCCGACGACATCCGTGCCCGCGCCTTGGCCGCGGTTCGCGCCGCCTTCGCGAGCTGCCCCGGCGAGCGGTCGCTGATGATCAACGGCGCGACGTCGATCGTCAAGGCGCGCAATCCCGCAAGTTGA
- a CDS encoding class I SAM-dependent methyltransferase: protein MTSIQDMFSDPQAVARYTEGPPRFVPGYNAMLSMAAILLAERAHDDARILVLGAGGGLELRTFAQAQPGWRFDGVDPSAAMLGLAKQTLGPLAPRAHLHQGYIDDAPEGPFDGASCLLTLHFVDVAERRRIASEIRRRLKPDAAFVVAHLSAPSGEEERPLWLSRYSAFLAASGVEPAQAAAARNAVTNHLEILTPAQDETILREAGFSEPTLFYTGFTFRGWAAYA, encoded by the coding sequence ATGACCAGCATTCAAGACATGTTCTCCGATCCGCAGGCCGTGGCGCGATACACGGAAGGGCCGCCACGCTTCGTGCCCGGCTACAATGCCATGCTGTCGATGGCGGCGATCCTGCTGGCCGAGCGTGCGCATGACGATGCGCGGATCCTCGTCCTCGGTGCCGGCGGCGGCCTGGAGTTGAGAACATTTGCGCAGGCGCAGCCAGGCTGGCGCTTCGACGGCGTGGACCCGTCCGCTGCGATGCTGGGGCTCGCGAAACAGACCCTGGGGCCGCTGGCGCCGCGCGCGCATCTTCACCAGGGCTATATCGACGATGCGCCGGAAGGACCGTTCGACGGTGCCAGCTGCCTTTTGACGCTGCACTTCGTCGATGTCGCGGAGCGGCGCCGCATCGCCTCCGAGATCCGCCGCCGGCTGAAGCCGGACGCGGCTTTCGTGGTCGCGCATTTGAGTGCGCCCAGTGGCGAGGAGGAGCGCCCGCTATGGCTGTCGCGGTACTCCGCATTCCTGGCCGCCTCCGGCGTTGAGCCCGCCCAGGCGGCAGCCGCGCGGAACGCCGTCACCAACCACCTGGAGATCCTCACGCCCGCGCAGGACGAGACGATCCTGCGCGAGGCTGGCTTCTCCGAGCCGACCCTGTTCTACACCGGCTTCACCTTTCGCGGCTGGGCAGCTTACGCGTGA
- a CDS encoding Rrf2 family transcriptional regulator, with translation MRRDSRLSGVLHVLLHMAQQPGPFTSETLAKAMDTNPVVIRRIMAGLRELGYVRSEKGHGGGWRLACDLAKVTLRDVYAALGSPALLAMGNRTESPGCLVEQAVNAALDQAFHEAEALLLSRLGEVTLAMLSEDFRKRLGSRKHQGLRAHGA, from the coding sequence ATGAGACGCGACTCCCGATTGTCCGGCGTGCTCCACGTGCTGCTGCACATGGCGCAACAGCCCGGCCCGTTCACGTCCGAGACGCTGGCGAAGGCGATGGACACCAACCCGGTGGTGATCCGCCGCATCATGGCGGGGCTGCGCGAGCTCGGTTACGTCCGCTCCGAGAAGGGGCATGGCGGCGGCTGGCGGCTTGCATGTGACCTCGCGAAGGTGACGCTGCGCGACGTCTACGCCGCGCTCGGCAGCCCGGCGCTGCTGGCCATGGGCAACAGGACGGAGTCGCCGGGCTGTCTCGTCGAGCAGGCCGTCAATGCCGCCCTCGATCAGGCCTTTCACGAGGCGGAAGCGTTGCTGCTGTCGCGCCTCGGCGAGGTGACGCTGGCGATGCTGAGCGAGGATTTTCGCAAGCGCCTCGGCTCCCGGAAGCATCAGGGCTTGCGCGCCCATGGCGCGTGA
- a CDS encoding YgiQ family radical SAM protein yields the protein MDTQIIAAEKPLMAQARPRKPAPFLPMSRAEMDALGWDACDIVLVTGDAYVDHPSFGMAIIGRLLEAQGFRVGIIAQPDWHSAEPFRALGKPRVFFGVTGGNMDSMVNRYTADRRIRSDDAYTAGGEGGKRPDRCTIVYAQRCREAFKDVPIVLGGIEASLRRIAHYDYWSDKVRRSVLADAKADLLLYGNAERAVVEVAQRLAAGEAPRELDDIRGVALFRRVPEGYTELHADDLDSADEGATRQKGAIVIRLPALEQVEQDKEAYARASRVLHRESNPGNARPLVQRHGDRDLWLNPPPIPLTSEEMDAVYDLPYARAPHPSYGEAKIPAWDMIKFSVTIMRGCFGGCTFCSITEHEGRIIQNRSEGSILREIEKIRDKTPGFTGVISDIGGPTANMYRMACKDPKVEAACRRPSCVFPEICPNLNTSHDDLIRLYRKVRETKGIKKVMVASGVRYDLAVESPEYIKELVTHHVGGYLKIAPEHTERGPLDKMMKPGIGAYNKFKRMFDEAAERAGKKYYLIPYFIAAHPGTTDEDMMNLALWLKKNRYRADQVQTFLPSPMATATAMYHTGVNPLRGVRHGGSDKVEAIKGLRQRRLHKAFLRYHDPDNWPVLREALIEMGRRDLIGSQPHQLVPAHQPPGTGKAAGTKRPVRPGGKTQKFTTKGLRVMK from the coding sequence ATGGACACCCAGATCATCGCCGCCGAAAAGCCCCTGATGGCCCAGGCCCGCCCGCGTAAGCCGGCGCCGTTCCTCCCCATGAGCCGCGCCGAGATGGACGCGCTCGGCTGGGACGCCTGCGACATCGTGCTGGTGACCGGGGATGCCTATGTCGATCATCCGAGCTTCGGCATGGCCATCATCGGCCGGCTGCTGGAGGCGCAAGGCTTCCGCGTCGGCATCATCGCGCAGCCGGACTGGCACTCGGCCGAGCCGTTCAGGGCCTTGGGCAAGCCGCGCGTGTTCTTCGGTGTCACCGGCGGCAACATGGATTCCATGGTGAACCGCTACACCGCGGACCGCCGCATCCGCAGCGACGATGCCTATACCGCCGGCGGCGAAGGCGGCAAGCGGCCGGACCGCTGCACCATCGTCTACGCCCAGCGCTGCCGCGAGGCGTTCAAGGATGTCCCGATCGTGCTCGGCGGCATCGAGGCCTCGCTGCGCCGGATCGCGCATTACGATTACTGGTCCGACAAGGTGCGCCGCTCGGTGCTCGCGGACGCCAAGGCGGACTTGCTGCTCTACGGCAATGCCGAGCGCGCCGTGGTCGAGGTGGCGCAGCGGCTTGCCGCCGGCGAAGCGCCGCGCGAGCTCGACGACATCAGGGGCGTCGCACTGTTTCGCCGCGTGCCGGAAGGTTACACCGAGCTGCACGCCGACGATCTCGATTCCGCGGACGAGGGTGCAACGCGCCAGAAGGGCGCGATCGTGATCCGCCTGCCCGCGCTGGAGCAGGTCGAGCAGGACAAGGAAGCTTACGCCCGTGCCTCGCGCGTGCTGCACCGGGAGAGCAATCCCGGCAATGCGCGTCCGCTGGTGCAGCGTCATGGCGATCGCGATCTCTGGCTCAACCCGCCGCCCATCCCGCTGACCAGCGAGGAGATGGACGCGGTCTACGATTTGCCTTACGCGCGCGCGCCGCATCCATCCTATGGCGAGGCAAAGATCCCGGCGTGGGACATGATCAAGTTCTCGGTGACGATCATGCGCGGCTGCTTCGGCGGCTGCACCTTCTGCTCGATCACGGAGCACGAGGGCCGCATCATCCAAAACCGCTCCGAGGGGTCGATCCTGCGCGAGATCGAGAAGATCCGCGACAAGACGCCGGGCTTCACCGGCGTCATCTCCGACATCGGCGGCCCCACCGCCAACATGTACCGGATGGCTTGCAAGGACCCCAAGGTCGAGGCGGCGTGCCGGCGGCCGTCCTGCGTCTTCCCCGAGATCTGCCCGAACCTCAACACCTCGCATGACGACCTGATCCGGCTCTATCGCAAGGTGCGCGAGACCAAGGGCATCAAGAAGGTGATGGTCGCCTCCGGTGTGCGCTACGACCTCGCGGTGGAGAGCCCCGAATACATCAAGGAGCTGGTCACCCATCACGTCGGCGGCTATCTCAAGATCGCGCCTGAACATACCGAGCGCGGCCCGCTCGACAAGATGATGAAGCCGGGCATCGGCGCTTACAACAAGTTCAAGCGGATGTTCGATGAAGCGGCCGAGCGGGCCGGCAAGAAATATTACCTGATCCCCTATTTCATCGCGGCGCATCCGGGCACGACCGACGAGGACATGATGAACCTCGCGCTGTGGCTCAAGAAGAACCGCTATCGCGCCGACCAGGTGCAGACCTTCCTGCCCTCGCCGATGGCGACCGCGACCGCGATGTATCACACCGGCGTCAACCCATTGCGCGGCGTGCGGCATGGCGGCAGCGACAAGGTGGAGGCGATCAAGGGCCTGCGCCAGCGCCGCCTGCACAAGGCGTTCCTGCGCTATCACGACCCCGACAATTGGCCGGTGCTGCGCGAGGCCTTGATCGAGATGGGCCGCCGCGACCTGATCGGCTCTCAGCCGCACCAGCTCGTGCCGGCGCACCAGCCGCCCGGCACCGGCAAGGCCGCCGGCACCAAGCGCCCCGTTCGCCCCGGCGGCAAGACGCAGAAGTTCACGACCAAGGGCCTGCGGGTGATGAAGTAG